TTGGAGATCTTTTTTGAATCATTTTGTAATTCAATATTTATCAAAGGAGAAACTCTTTACACCAGCTAAAGATGTGGTTAAATGTTTAATATTTGATGATACAGATATTGCTAAAACAGGAAAAACAATAGAAGGTATTTCTAAAAATTATAACCATGTATCCAAAACCTTCTACTTTGGCTTCAAGCTACTTGTAGCAGGTTACTGGAATGGAAGCGTATTTATTCCAATTGATTTCAGTTTACATCGTGAAAGTAAAAAAACAAAATACGGACTCACAGCTAAGCAAAGGAAGCTTCAAAAAAAGACGCCAAGGTGTAGTAAAACCGCTGCTGCAAAAAGGTATCAGGAACTTAATAAAAAGAAAACAGAGCTATTAGTACAAATGTTTTCTAGAGTTGTAAAGCGTAAAATTATCGTAGACTACATTTTAATGGACACTTGGTTTACAAGTATTGGATTGCTCAAAAAGCTAAGAGAAAAAAGTAGTTCGACCCATATAATTGGCATGTATAAATACAATAGTAAAATTGAAGTAAAGTCAAAAATAAAAACGATATCCGAACTTAAAAAACAGAAAAAAGCACCTAAACGATGTCGAAAACACAAGTACTATTACCATCATTATGTATCTGAAATTGATGGGCTAAAGGTTGCTGTTTTTATTTCAAAACGCGGAACAAACGGGAAATGGCACACATTAATAACAACCGACACAACACTAAGTTTTACAAAAATTATTGAAACATATCGTATTCGATGGTCAATAGAGGTGTTTTTCAAAGAAGCTAAGCAGTTATTTGGCTTGGGTAAATGCCAATCTACCAATTTCGATGTTCACATTGCGCAAATAACCATTACAATGACCCAATATTTACTCACCAGTATTCGGTACAGAATGGAAGCTTATGAAACAATAGGAGGTTTATTTAAAGATTTGAAGCAAGATTACATCGAGA
This portion of the Campylobacteraceae bacterium genome encodes:
- a CDS encoding transposase yields the protein MLKHEDISKIQELSGRFKNIWLSSEYLQAHLNILGFNKIKKKISCCKNSGYTFEDLISKLLLLPLLGINTIHGMLRDEKDLEQIGKDPYYRILANQKVNWRSFLNHFVIQYLSKEKLFTPAKDVVKCLIFDDTDIAKTGKTIEGISKNYNHVSKTFYFGFKLLVAGYWNGSVFIPIDFSLHRESKKTKYGLTAKQRKLQKKTPRCSKTAAAKRYQELNKKKTELLVQMFSRVVKRKIIVDYILMDTWFTSIGLLKKLREKSSSTHIIGMYKYNSKIEVKSKIKTISELKKQKKAPKRCRKHKYYYHHYVSEIDGLKVAVFISKRGTNGKWHTLITTDTTLSFTKIIETYRIRWSIEVFFKEAKQLFGLGKCQSTNFDVHIAQITITMTQYLLTSIRYRMEAYETIGGLFKDLKQDYIENKLNVRILAVINLIVSLLEKIIEYIDIEYITRQIIANVEDFGFLVKTNSFEYQDLN